In Candidatus Tectomicrobia bacterium, a single window of DNA contains:
- a CDS encoding thiamine pyrophosphate-binding protein, with protein MARMNGGQIIVDYLIQEKVPYIFGLCGHGNISFMDALYERADEIRTLSVRHESVAGFMADGYYRVAGRPAATFTSCGPGSANLPICLANAYLDSVPFLAVTGNIPTSQFNRGAFQELYRHHQADFPSTVRAVCKRVYQPTRADMVPVAVRQSWKTMMTGRPGPVVLDVPFDIFKEEADVDMPDARAWNGNINCRCAAEPEALRRAVDMLLSAERPVVLVGQGVKYGGAAGELLKLLERLQLPLACSSSGMGAVSADHPLNLGLIARNGTYPANHAARQADVLLALGVRFDDRTSSSWIPGYSFNIPPTKLIHVDIDPEEIARNYPVALGLMADVRTFLRQVLAELDARKVQAAPPSRAGWLRDIGRWRNEWEEFIAPGFSADTTPIHPQRAAHEIDKALPGDAIIVSDVGIHHNWLIQFTRPKGPQSLLGSMGFGAMGFGVAGALGAKLAAPDRPVVSVCGDGAFLMHASVLGTAAEYGIPVVWVVWNNYAFASIRGLQRGYLGKRELATDFKHPRTGAPLNPDFAAMARAAGIGGVRVDKAKDLGEAVAEAVRSGQPYVIDANIQGENNPQGAGVWELPGLGHSQPSIGGRTLPRA; from the coding sequence ATGGCCCGCATGAACGGCGGTCAGATCATCGTGGACTACCTGATCCAGGAGAAGGTGCCCTACATCTTCGGGCTCTGCGGGCACGGCAACATCAGCTTCATGGACGCCCTCTACGAGCGCGCGGACGAGATCCGGACCCTCTCCGTCCGGCACGAGTCGGTGGCAGGCTTCATGGCGGACGGCTACTACCGCGTGGCGGGGCGGCCCGCCGCCACCTTCACCTCCTGCGGGCCGGGCTCGGCCAACCTGCCCATCTGCCTCGCGAACGCCTACCTCGACTCGGTGCCCTTCCTCGCCGTGACGGGGAACATCCCCACCAGCCAGTTCAACCGGGGCGCCTTCCAGGAGCTCTACCGGCACCACCAGGCGGACTTCCCCTCCACCGTGCGCGCGGTCTGCAAGCGGGTGTACCAGCCCACCCGGGCCGACATGGTGCCGGTGGCGGTGCGCCAGTCCTGGAAGACCATGATGACCGGGCGCCCGGGCCCCGTGGTGCTCGACGTGCCCTTCGACATCTTCAAGGAGGAGGCGGACGTCGACATGCCGGACGCCCGGGCCTGGAACGGCAACATCAACTGCCGCTGCGCGGCCGAGCCCGAGGCGCTCCGGCGGGCGGTGGACATGCTCCTCTCGGCCGAGCGCCCCGTCGTCCTCGTGGGCCAGGGGGTGAAGTACGGGGGCGCGGCCGGGGAGCTCCTCAAGCTCCTGGAGCGCCTGCAGCTCCCCCTCGCCTGCTCCTCGAGCGGGATGGGGGCCGTCTCGGCCGACCATCCCCTCAACCTGGGCCTCATCGCCCGGAACGGCACCTACCCCGCCAACCACGCCGCCCGCCAGGCGGACGTGCTCCTGGCCCTCGGGGTGCGCTTCGACGACCGCACCTCCAGCAGCTGGATCCCGGGCTACTCCTTCAACATCCCCCCGACGAAGCTCATCCACGTGGACATCGACCCCGAGGAGATCGCGCGCAACTACCCCGTGGCGCTCGGCCTCATGGCGGACGTGCGGACCTTTCTCCGCCAGGTGCTGGCCGAGCTCGACGCCCGGAAGGTTCAGGCGGCGCCCCCCTCGCGCGCGGGCTGGCTCCGGGACATCGGCCGCTGGCGGAACGAGTGGGAGGAGTTCATCGCCCCGGGCTTCTCGGCCGACACCACCCCCATCCACCCCCAGCGCGCGGCGCACGAGATCGACAAGGCCCTGCCCGGGGACGCCATCATCGTGAGCGACGTGGGCATCCACCACAACTGGCTCATCCAGTTCACCCGGCCCAAGGGCCCGCAGTCGCTCCTCGGCTCGATGGGCTTCGGCGCCATGGGCTTCGGCGTGGCCGGGGCGCTCGGCGCCAAGCTCGCCGCCCCGGACCGCCCCGTCGTCTCGGTCTGCGGGGACGGCGCCTTCTTGATGCACGCGAGCGTGCTCGGCACCGCGGCGGAGTACGGCATCCCCGTGGTCTGGGTGGTGTGGAACAACTACGCCTTCGCCTCCATCCGGGGGCTCCAGAGGGGCTACCTGGGCAAGCGCGAGCTCGCCACCGACTTCAAGCATCCCCGGACGGGCGCCCCCCTCAACCCCGACTTCGCCGCCATGGCGCGCGCGGCGGGCATCGGGGGGGTGCGGGTGGACAAGGCCAAGGACCTGGGCGAGGCCGTCGCCGAGGCGGTCAGGAGCGGCCAGCCCTATGTCATCGACGCCAACATCCAGGGGGAGAACAACCCCCAGGGCGCGGGGGTGTGGGAGCTCCCCGGCCTGGGCCACTCCCAGCCCTCGATTGGGGGGAGGACCCTCCCTCGGGCATAA
- a CDS encoding alpha/beta hydrolase, with the protein MSDRSRRSHKWITEEFYKVHDVYGFRAAMFVEWGFRPADVKRTTERIKVPEAAVKEWARTAAQEEELAREAEAAGHRESAAEFYHRAALYYGPACGMIHANTPKKRELYAKMIRCYEKFTGLFGEAPVERVEIPFEGGKSIPGILQTVPGAKAPCVLVVPGMDTIKEYMPNPYHNHFRRRGLATLSIDGPGQGESNVRETWVTLDNFERAGSAAIDFLEKRPEIDASKIGLYGWSMGSYWGPRVAAHDPRLKACVGAMGVYLQKDTIFKHGKPAYRANYKYMSNIRDEDAFDEMAARMTLEPLAGKLRCPMLLAMGEFDELCPLEDAERLYEMLAGPKELWVYENETHTLGGRLPDFYLAVADWLRDALEGRFEPGHARKKFFPAR; encoded by the coding sequence ATGTCCGACCGCAGCCGCCGCAGCCACAAATGGATCACGGAGGAGTTCTACAAGGTCCACGACGTGTACGGCTTCCGCGCGGCGATGTTCGTCGAGTGGGGCTTCCGCCCCGCCGACGTGAAGCGCACGACCGAGCGGATCAAGGTCCCCGAGGCCGCCGTCAAGGAGTGGGCCCGCACCGCCGCCCAGGAGGAGGAGCTGGCCCGCGAGGCGGAGGCGGCCGGCCACCGCGAGAGCGCGGCGGAGTTCTACCACCGGGCGGCGCTCTACTACGGCCCCGCCTGTGGCATGATCCACGCCAACACCCCCAAGAAGCGCGAGCTCTACGCGAAGATGATCCGCTGCTACGAGAAGTTCACCGGGCTCTTCGGGGAAGCCCCGGTCGAGCGGGTGGAGATCCCATTCGAGGGCGGAAAGTCCATCCCCGGCATCCTTCAAACCGTCCCCGGGGCGAAGGCCCCCTGCGTCCTCGTGGTGCCCGGCATGGACACCATCAAGGAGTACATGCCGAATCCCTATCACAACCACTTCCGCCGGCGGGGGCTCGCCACCCTGAGCATCGACGGGCCCGGGCAGGGGGAGAGCAACGTGCGCGAGACCTGGGTGACGCTCGACAACTTCGAGCGCGCAGGCTCGGCGGCCATCGACTTCCTCGAGAAGCGGCCCGAGATCGACGCCTCGAAGATCGGCCTCTACGGCTGGAGCATGGGGAGCTACTGGGGCCCGCGCGTCGCGGCCCACGACCCGCGCCTCAAGGCCTGCGTGGGCGCGATGGGCGTCTATCTCCAGAAGGACACCATCTTCAAGCACGGCAAGCCGGCCTACCGGGCGAACTACAAGTACATGTCCAACATCCGGGACGAGGACGCCTTCGACGAGATGGCCGCCCGGATGACGCTCGAGCCCCTGGCGGGGAAGCTCCGCTGCCCCATGCTCCTGGCGATGGGGGAGTTCGACGAGCTCTGCCCCCTCGAGGACGCCGAGCGGCTCTACGAGATGCTCGCGGGGCCCAAGGAGCTCTGGGTCTACGAGAACGAGACACATACCCTGGGCGGGCGCCTGCCGGATTTCTATCTGGCGGTGGCGGACTGGCTGCGTGACGCCCTGGAGGGCAGGTTCGAGCCGGGCCACGCCCGGAAGAAATTCTTTCCCGCGCGCTGA
- a CDS encoding TAXI family TRAP transporter solute-binding subunit yields the protein MRRTWWDKGLWTAILAAALLGWALPQPAAEGAVKRITLLGGQVGGAWNPWASAMSVDFSKNIPGLNVSSEAGTGSPENVRRVHRGEVETGFGFSSDIHEAWRGGGIFKAPHTNLRAVSKLFGVVTHLIVLANSDIQKLEDIAGKTIAVGGPNSGSALTFERLARQAGLWGKFKPVFLGGGKAASAIGDGQVAAFNWTPGMGDRLITQIAVTNPSRLIELHSAAEKSGFYQKYPYYSPRTIPAGTYKGIDKPVATFQQTTVWTANKDLPADIVYRMVKRMYSPEAKAFLSNAVGRVFGEMAPDTAFSGVTIPLHPGAERFWKEKGVAIPKEIAAR from the coding sequence ATGAGACGCACTTGGTGGGACAAAGGGTTGTGGACGGCGATTCTGGCGGCCGCGCTGCTCGGCTGGGCGCTTCCTCAGCCGGCCGCGGAGGGGGCGGTGAAGCGCATCACCCTCCTCGGCGGCCAGGTGGGCGGCGCCTGGAACCCCTGGGCGAGCGCCATGTCGGTGGATTTTTCCAAGAACATCCCGGGCCTGAACGTCTCCTCCGAGGCGGGGACGGGCTCTCCCGAGAACGTGCGGCGGGTGCACCGCGGAGAGGTGGAGACCGGCTTCGGCTTCTCGAGCGACATCCACGAGGCATGGCGGGGAGGGGGCATCTTCAAGGCGCCCCACACCAACCTCCGGGCGGTCTCCAAGCTCTTCGGCGTGGTGACGCACCTCATCGTGCTCGCCAACAGCGACATCCAGAAGCTCGAGGACATCGCGGGCAAGACCATCGCGGTGGGCGGCCCCAACTCGGGTTCGGCCCTCACCTTCGAGCGGCTCGCGCGGCAGGCCGGCCTGTGGGGCAAGTTCAAGCCGGTCTTCCTGGGGGGCGGCAAGGCCGCCTCGGCCATCGGGGACGGCCAGGTGGCCGCCTTCAACTGGACGCCGGGCATGGGGGACCGCCTCATCACCCAGATCGCGGTGACGAACCCCTCGCGGCTCATCGAGCTGCACTCCGCCGCCGAGAAGTCGGGCTTCTACCAGAAATATCCCTACTACAGCCCCCGCACCATCCCCGCCGGCACCTACAAGGGCATCGACAAGCCCGTGGCCACCTTCCAGCAGACCACCGTCTGGACGGCGAACAAGGACCTGCCGGCGGACATCGTCTACCGGATGGTCAAGCGCATGTACTCGCCCGAGGCCAAGGCCTTCCTCTCGAACGCCGTCGGCCGCGTCTTCGGCGAGATGGCCCCCGACACCGCTTTCAGCGGCGTGACCATCCCGCTCCACCCGGGGGCGGAGCGCTTCTGGAAGGAGAAAGGCGTCGCGATCCCGAAGGAGATAGCCGCCCGCTGA
- a CDS encoding TRAP transporter permease, with protein MNTSFHPASGPPAPPDPGPGAESRAQRRLPPFFDGQVRLLAAAMGAFYIYSAVFGVAAPQWHRGLYLGLTFGMAFLLFPLRGASPAGRPSAFDMAFAALSLGAVGYWIWQYEGLAYRAGDYTGLDYYVSIAGVLLSLEACRRVTGMAMSVVAVGALLFAYFGPYFPEMLAHRGVPVRRLAEYLFLTDDGVFGVMTNVMATYVLIFMYLGSFMARSGAGKFFIDFPLALMGRAVGGPAKVAVFSSAIFGSISGASVANIVATGTFTIPLMKRTGFKPHVAAAIENTASTGGQLLPPVMGVGAFIMAELTGISYGHIALVAAIPALLYYLSIGIMVHCEAKRLGLRGLPEGEVRPAGAVLREGWFHAIPLSLLMLFLYAGYSPPYCAGVAVGATVLVSWLNRDPGLRMGPRGVWDALIDGSASSLIVGATAGAIGIIVGVVSLTGLGLKLSNIIVSLAGSSLLAAVFLVALASLVLGMGLPITASYLVLAVLAVPALAEFGVPVLAAHMIVFWLSQDSNFTPPVCLGAYVAASIAGADPWKTGWASLKFGKMLYVMALLFAYTSILFTGTLEQSLWAVFSALVGTVAFSFWTMRFCYGPTSHPEWLALGASTVLCFIPGVFTDMAGIALFALVYYAQYRRYKRPLPAPAPAGGA; from the coding sequence TTGAATACGTCATTCCATCCCGCGTCCGGGCCGCCCGCGCCCCCGGACCCCGGCCCCGGCGCCGAGTCCCGCGCGCAGCGCCGGTTGCCTCCCTTCTTCGACGGGCAGGTCCGCCTCCTGGCGGCCGCCATGGGCGCCTTCTACATCTACAGCGCGGTCTTCGGGGTGGCGGCGCCCCAGTGGCACCGGGGCTTGTACCTGGGCCTCACCTTCGGGATGGCCTTCCTCCTCTTTCCCCTCCGTGGGGCCTCTCCGGCGGGGCGGCCCTCCGCCTTCGACATGGCGTTCGCCGCTCTCTCGCTGGGGGCGGTGGGCTACTGGATCTGGCAGTACGAGGGCCTGGCCTACCGCGCGGGGGACTACACCGGCCTGGACTACTACGTCTCGATCGCGGGGGTGCTGCTCTCCCTCGAGGCCTGCCGCCGGGTGACGGGGATGGCGATGTCGGTGGTGGCCGTGGGGGCGCTCCTGTTCGCCTACTTCGGGCCCTACTTCCCCGAGATGCTGGCCCACCGGGGAGTGCCTGTGCGGCGCCTGGCGGAGTACCTCTTCCTCACCGACGACGGCGTCTTCGGCGTGATGACGAACGTCATGGCGACCTACGTCCTCATCTTCATGTACCTGGGCTCGTTCATGGCGCGCTCCGGAGCGGGGAAGTTCTTCATCGACTTCCCCCTCGCCCTCATGGGGAGGGCGGTGGGCGGACCGGCCAAGGTCGCGGTTTTCTCCTCGGCCATCTTCGGCTCGATCTCGGGCGCCTCGGTGGCCAACATCGTCGCCACCGGCACCTTCACGATCCCCCTGATGAAGCGGACGGGCTTCAAGCCCCACGTGGCCGCGGCCATCGAGAACACGGCCTCGACGGGAGGGCAGCTCCTGCCCCCGGTCATGGGGGTGGGCGCCTTCATCATGGCCGAGCTGACGGGCATCTCCTACGGCCACATCGCCCTCGTCGCGGCCATCCCGGCGCTCCTCTACTACCTCTCGATCGGCATCATGGTCCATTGCGAGGCCAAGCGGCTGGGCCTGAGGGGGCTCCCGGAGGGCGAGGTGCGGCCGGCGGGAGCGGTGCTGCGCGAGGGCTGGTTCCACGCCATCCCCCTCTCCCTCTTGATGCTCTTCCTCTACGCCGGCTACTCGCCGCCCTACTGCGCCGGGGTCGCCGTGGGCGCGACCGTCCTGGTGAGCTGGCTGAACCGCGACCCCGGCCTGCGGATGGGGCCGCGCGGGGTGTGGGACGCCCTGATCGACGGCTCGGCCAGCTCCCTCATCGTGGGGGCGACGGCGGGGGCCATCGGCATCATCGTGGGCGTGGTGTCCCTGACCGGGCTGGGGCTCAAGCTCTCGAACATCATCGTCTCGCTGGCGGGCTCGAGCCTCCTCGCCGCCGTCTTCCTGGTGGCCTTGGCCTCCCTCGTGCTCGGGATGGGGCTGCCCATCACCGCCTCCTACCTGGTGCTGGCGGTCCTGGCCGTGCCCGCCCTGGCCGAGTTCGGCGTGCCGGTCCTCGCCGCGCACATGATCGTGTTCTGGCTGAGCCAGGACTCGAACTTCACCCCGCCCGTCTGCCTGGGGGCCTACGTCGCCGCCTCCATCGCCGGGGCCGACCCCTGGAAGACGGGATGGGCCAGCCTCAAGTTCGGCAAGATGCTCTACGTGATGGCGCTCCTGTTCGCCTACACCTCCATCCTCTTCACCGGGACGCTGGAGCAGAGCCTCTGGGCCGTCTTCTCCGCCCTCGTGGGCACCGTCGCCTTCTCCTTCTGGACGATGCGGTTCTGCTACGGCCCCACGAGCCATCCGGAGTGGCTGGCCCTGGGCGCCTCCACCGTCCTGTGCTTCATCCCGGGCGTCTTCACCGACATGGCCGGGATCGCGCTGTTCGCCCTGGTCTACTACGCCCAGTACCGCCGCTATAAGCGCCCGCTGCCCGCGCCCGCCCCGGCCGGGGGCGCCTGA
- a CDS encoding cysteine hydrolase → MAQPVDRSRMIARMKDALTLEAASSAVVTIDCQRGNLDPAVASLPVPEEECRRVIEGTNRLLALAREAGVPILHVSTVYEEPLLASHPFERAMLEAKESFTPHRPSDFARHKRPGSVEGQLVPGLDARPEDHRVESKRTFDMFHGTPLELLLRFMKRDTLLVAGCNTNTCVLASAFGGYNRGFRMVVLSDCVASAYGEDLHAFALQNIQRRLGWVLTLDELREKLIAATAGAGR, encoded by the coding sequence ATGGCCCAGCCCGTGGACCGCTCGCGGATGATCGCCCGCATGAAGGACGCCCTCACGCTGGAGGCCGCATCCTCCGCCGTCGTCACCATCGATTGCCAGCGGGGGAACCTCGACCCCGCCGTCGCCTCCCTGCCCGTGCCCGAGGAGGAGTGCCGGCGGGTGATCGAGGGGACGAACCGCCTCCTGGCGCTGGCGCGGGAGGCGGGCGTGCCCATCCTCCACGTGAGCACGGTGTACGAGGAGCCGCTCCTCGCCTCCCATCCCTTCGAGCGGGCCATGCTCGAGGCGAAGGAGTCCTTCACCCCCCACCGCCCGAGCGATTTCGCGCGCCACAAGCGCCCCGGCTCGGTCGAGGGCCAGCTCGTCCCCGGGCTCGACGCCCGCCCCGAGGACCACCGGGTGGAGAGCAAGCGCACCTTCGACATGTTCCACGGCACCCCGCTGGAGCTCCTCCTGCGCTTCATGAAGCGGGACACCCTTCTTGTCGCGGGCTGCAACACGAACACCTGCGTCCTGGCATCGGCCTTTGGCGGCTACAACCGGGGCTTCCGGATGGTCGTCCTCTCCGACTGCGTGGCCTCGGCCTACGGCGAGGACCTCCACGCCTTCGCCCTCCAGAACATCCAGCGGCGGCTCGGCTGGGTGCTCACCCTGGACGAGCTGCGGGAGAAGCTGATCGCCGCCACGGCGGGGGCGGGGCGGTAG
- a CDS encoding class II aldolase/adducin family protein yields MPSSTSDPDLRFQLALAGRILAFVGQADAIMGFAGARASDGRSFWMKPMTLGLDEVRPGDLLRIGYDGKIVEGEGKPHNEWVFFASLFKDHPEHTAAVHTHAPHCLAVAAQGRTIEPFDQFGTHFYAHGVPLFEESPDRVYTFELAEAILRKMGQSPAVIISYHGILTVGRSMREAAMRAVFLEKAAQTQLLAYQGGSARPLPRELAIGLGRNAPYELLHEFYWNYYERQLRAKDPGFFA; encoded by the coding sequence ATGCCTAGCAGCACGTCCGACCCGGATCTTCGTTTCCAGCTCGCCCTCGCGGGGCGCATCCTGGCGTTTGTGGGCCAAGCCGACGCCATCATGGGCTTCGCCGGGGCCCGCGCCTCGGACGGCCGGTCCTTCTGGATGAAGCCCATGACCCTGGGGCTGGACGAGGTCCGGCCGGGCGACCTCCTGCGCATCGGCTACGACGGCAAGATCGTGGAGGGGGAGGGCAAGCCCCACAACGAGTGGGTGTTCTTCGCCTCCCTCTTCAAGGACCACCCCGAGCACACGGCCGCCGTCCACACCCACGCGCCCCACTGCCTCGCGGTGGCGGCCCAGGGGCGCACCATCGAGCCCTTCGACCAGTTCGGCACCCACTTCTACGCCCACGGCGTGCCCCTCTTCGAGGAGTCCCCCGACCGCGTCTACACCTTCGAGTTGGCCGAGGCCATCCTGAGGAAGATGGGCCAATCGCCCGCCGTCATCATCTCCTACCACGGCATCCTGACGGTGGGGCGGAGCATGCGGGAGGCCGCGATGCGCGCGGTCTTCCTCGAGAAGGCGGCGCAGACCCAGCTCCTCGCCTACCAGGGCGGGAGCGCGCGCCCGCTCCCGAGGGAGCTCGCCATCGGCCTCGGCAGGAACGCCCCCTACGAGCTCCTCCACGAGTTCTACTGGAACTACTACGAGCGCCAGCTCCGGGCGAAGGACCCGGGCTTCTTCGCATGA
- a CDS encoding HupE/UreJ family protein — protein sequence MKRIALAAGMVILGGSAGSAEAHVAGSWGAGLGEGFLHPIGGLDHLLAMTALGLWAARMGGRAVWALPLAFLAMMAAGGWLGGAGVPMPWVEAGVAASVIIFGAAAAFAPRWPVIAGLALAGFFALQHGHAHGTELPQAAAPALFASGFLAATALLHGAGIALGRWARSHRLGARVARGAGAAVAAAGFLLWLGA from the coding sequence ATGAAGCGCATCGCACTCGCAGCCGGCATGGTGATCCTGGGCGGCTCCGCGGGGAGCGCCGAGGCCCATGTGGCCGGGTCGTGGGGCGCCGGCCTCGGCGAGGGATTCCTCCATCCGATCGGCGGCCTGGATCACCTGCTCGCGATGACGGCGTTGGGACTGTGGGCGGCCCGGATGGGCGGCCGCGCGGTATGGGCGCTGCCCCTCGCGTTTCTCGCGATGATGGCCGCGGGCGGCTGGCTCGGAGGCGCGGGCGTGCCCATGCCCTGGGTGGAGGCGGGGGTCGCGGCCTCGGTGATCATTTTCGGAGCGGCGGCGGCCTTCGCCCCCCGCTGGCCGGTGATCGCGGGGCTCGCGCTCGCCGGCTTCTTCGCGCTCCAACACGGGCACGCCCACGGGACGGAGCTTCCCCAGGCGGCCGCTCCCGCGCTCTTCGCCTCGGGCTTCCTCGCGGCGACCGCCCTGCTGCACGGCGCGGGGATCGCGCTCGGGCGGTGGGCACGCTCGCACCGGCTGGGCGCGCGGGTGGCGCGCGGCGCGGGGGCCGCCGTGGCCGCGGCCGGTTTCCTTCTCTGGCTGGGGGCGTAG